A single region of the Gossypium arboreum isolate Shixiya-1 chromosome 12, ASM2569848v2, whole genome shotgun sequence genome encodes:
- the LOC108479105 gene encoding putative B3 domain-containing protein Os03g0621600 isoform X2 — protein MIEHTLQQASTMFTSKTPHFFKVILQETLRDGILGIPRKFVRKYGNQLSSPVKLEVPSGAIWQVELAKTDERVRLQNGWREFAEHYSLELGSFVVFRYEGNDHFHVLIFDKSASETEYPHTSTEAQRSIGNTDGTRSLVSDTNSSSQERCPSGSTELKDSKFQKRKKRVDSQYSKKDLRDEFICSAKHDNGGVSGACGCLKPDLIGRTQPLAPTEKQRAADIVSWSSSRLVSRKSKEKSHLPCPLPQKKMRIDSSNQHGQNSKLKVLSSGTSPDAQRTVKTKAFSCVQRLAAIEKAHAVQIASAFESTENPIFMIVMQPSYVRGTCRMFIPSDFARKFLTVHKSNLTLCNSTGKTWHAKLYHPANKKPNAHLCGGWREFVEDNHLNVGDICVFELIKHPEILMKVQIYPVVKNASKASGQQALGSIVSRVKTRSLVSDAEPNCQQSPSSSSESKDLTDSHIKTLHDSPLDQKTKKKLTRSSAQPCKMTRTSLSGSIQAKGIKHEKGKSLNFQYSTEELGGGLKNSAKGDSGRKSGARRCLKPDPVYQKQRACTGGGAFRTSNPSFSVVIHPSHIGSCSTVHIPEEFGKRYLKKNGEMMLRVADGRSWNVEYERIGTNKGRKAGFGGKSWGQFAMDNELEVGDVCVFELMNENGNLLEVVIHRKLLLVEIN, from the exons ATGATTGAACATACTCTTCAACAGGCTTCCACAATGTTTACGTCCAAAACTCCCCATTTTTTCAAAGTAATCCTTCAGGAAACTTTGAGAGATGGGATACTG GGGATTCCTAGAAAGTTTGTGAGAAAATACGGAAACCAACTGTCAAGCCCTGTTAAGCTTGAGGTGCCTAGTGGTGCAATATGGCAGGTGGAACTGGCAAAGACTGATGAAAGGGTGAGGTTGCAAAACGGCTGGCGAGAATTTGCAGAGCATTACTCGCTTGAACTTGGGTCTTTTGTGGTCTTCAGATATGAAGGGAATGACCatttccatgtcctaatttttgatAAAAGCGCTTCGGAGACCGAATATCCCCACACTAGCACTGAAG CTCAAAGGAGCATAGGCAATACAGATGGAACCAGGAGCTTGGTAAGTGATACTAATTCTAGTTCTCAAGAAAGATGTCCCTCCGGCTCTACAGAACTTAAAGACTCAAAGTTCCAAAAACGAAAGAAGCGTGTGGATTCCCAATATTCAAAAAAAGATCTTAGGG ATGAATTCATATGTTCAGCAAAACATGATAATGGAGGGGTATCAGGTGCTTGTGGATGTCTGAAACCTGACCTTATAGGCAGGACGCAACCATTGGCTCCAACTGAGAAACAAAGAGCTGCTGATATTGTAAGTTGGTCTTCCTCAAGATTAG TGAGTAGGAAAAGTAAAGAGAAATCACATTTACCATGTCCTCTGCCTCAGAAGAAAATGAGAATCGATTCTTCTAATCAACATGGACAAAATTCGAAGTTAAAGGTTTTATCTTCTGGCACTAGCCCTGATG CTCAAAGAACTGTGAAAACTAAGGCTTTCAGTTGTGTGCAACGGCTGGCAGCCATTGAAAAGGCGCACGCTGTTCAGATAGCTAGTGCTTTTGAAAGTACTGAAAACCCAATTTTTATGATAGTCATGCAACCATCATACGTTCGTGGTACATGCAGAATG TTTATACCATCGGACTTTGCTAGGAAATTTTTGACAGTGCACAAGTCTAATCTGACCTTGTGCAATTCCACTGGGAAAACTTGGCATGCCAAGTTATACCATCCAGCAAATAAAAAGCCCAACGCACACCTCTGCGGTGGGTGGCGTGAATTTGTGGAAGATAATCATCTTAATGTTGGTGACATTTGTGTTTTCGAGCTAATTAAGCACCCTGAAATCTTAATGAAAGTGCAAATCTATCCGGTTGTCAAAAATGCAAGCAAGGCCAGCGGGCAACAAG CTCTCGGGAGCATAGTCAGTCGAGTTAAAACTAGGAGCTTGGTCAGTGATGCTGAACCTAATTGTCAACAAAGTCCATCCAGCTCCAGTGAATCTAAAGACCTAACAGACTCGCACATCAAAACCTTGCATGACTCTCCACTAGAccagaaaacaaagaagaaattgACACGCTCGAGTGCTCAGCCTTGTAAGATGACGAGAACCAGCCTAAGTGGAAGCATTCAGGCTAAGGGGATTAAGCACGAGAAAGGAAAGAGCTTGAATTTCCAATATTCAACAGAAGAACTTGGAG GTGGACTCAAAAATTCTGCAAAAGGTGATAGTGGAAGGAAGTCAGGTGCTCGGAGATGTCTGAAACCTGATCCTGTATACCAGAAACAAAGAGCTTGTACAGGAGGTGGTGCTTTTAGAACTTCAAACCCCTCTTTCAGTGTTGTGATACACCCATCACATATTGGTTCTTGTAGTACTGTG CACATACCGGAGGAATTTGGCAAGAGATATTTGAAGAAAAACGGAGAAATGATGCTGAGAGTTGCAGATGGGAGGAGTTGGAATGTTGAGTATGAAAGAATAGGAACGAATAAAGGTAGAAAAGCAGGGTTTGGGGGTAAGAGTTGGGGACAATTTGCTATGGACAATGAATTGGAGGTGGGAGACGTTTGTGTGTTTGAGCTGATGAATGAAAATGGAAACTTGTTGGAAGTTGTCATTCATCGCAAGCTTTTACTCGTCGAAATTAATTAA
- the LOC108477961 gene encoding B3 domain-containing transcription factor VRN1-like, protein MVSSPVKLEVQYSRYKRNDHFHVLIFDQSVSEIEYPHSSTEDNGDGHISVAVCGEDSGSASRKNKEKPDLPCPPPQKKMRTASKLDNSSSHVSLEDPSSRKSKLSATTDDGVIPARQSMRTKVLSCSQKLIVTEKARANQIASAYESNENPAFMVFMRPLSVCHGYPIGLCYELFDNAQMNTESKNLSAQLYGGWRTFVKDNRINIGDVCVFELIRQPEILMKVQVYPAAKNARKARKSLAPNRVASQLRTRILVNDTESDCQHSNSPI, encoded by the exons ATGGTGTCAAGCCCTGTTAAGCTTGAGGTGCAATATAGCAG ATACAAACGGAATGATCATTTTCATGTCTTAATTTTTGATCAAAGTGTTTCAGAGATTGAATATCCTCATTCTAGCACTGAAGATAATGGTGATGGTCATATATCGGTTGCGGTATGTGGTGAAGACTCAGGCTCAGCCAGTAGGAAAAACAAAGAGAAACCAGATTTGCCATGCCCACCCCCTCAAAAGAAAATGAGAACTGCTTCCAAGTTAGACAATTCATCTTCACATGTTAGCCTTGAAGACCCCAGCTCTAGAAAGAGCAAACTTAGTG CTACAACAGACGATGGAGTAATTCCAGCTCGTCAAAGTATGAGAACTAAGGTTTTAAGCTGCTCACAAAAGTTGATAGTTACTGAAAAGGCTCGGGCAAATCAGATAGCCAGTGCTTATGAAAGTAATGAAAATCCAGCTTTCATGGTGTTCATGCGACCATTATCGGTTTGTCATG GTTATCCCATTGGACTTTGCTATGAATTATTTGACAATGCACAAAT GAATACAGAAAGTAAAAACCTTAGTGCACAACTCTATGGTGGCTGGCGGACTTTTGTGAAAGATAATCGTATTAACATTGGTGACGTATGCGTCTTTGAGTTAATTAGGCAACCTGAGATCTTAATGAAAGTGCAAGTCTACCCAGCTGCCAAAAATGCAAGGAAGGCCCGCAAATCTCTGG CTCCTAATAGGGTTGCCAGTCAACTTAGAACTAGGATCTTGGTCAATGATACTGAATCTGATTGTCAGCACTcaaacagcccgatttag
- the LOC108479105 gene encoding B3 domain-containing protein LOC_Os12g40080-like isoform X1, which translates to MIEHTLQQASTMFTSKTPHFFKVILQETLRDGILGIPRKFVRKYGNQLSSPVKLEVPSGAIWQVELAKTDERVRLQNGWREFAEHYSLELGSFVVFRYEGNDHFHVLIFDKSASETEYPHTSTEGNDGDDHVSVEICDDVSASRKNKEKPDLPCSLPQKKISTDSKLKNSSSHISLDEPCSIKNKLRNLKKNENSSSSTGRVDAQRSIGNTDGTRSLVSDTNSSSQERCPSGSTELKDSKFQKRKKRVDSQYSKKDLRDEFICSAKHDNGGVSGACGCLKPDLIGRTQPLAPTEKQRAADIVSWSSSRLVSRKSKEKSHLPCPLPQKKMRIDSSNQHGQNSKLKVLSSGTSPDAQRTVKTKAFSCVQRLAAIEKAHAVQIASAFESTENPIFMIVMQPSYVRGTCRMFIPSDFARKFLTVHKSNLTLCNSTGKTWHAKLYHPANKKPNAHLCGGWREFVEDNHLNVGDICVFELIKHPEILMKVQIYPVVKNASKASGQQALGSIVSRVKTRSLVSDAEPNCQQSPSSSSESKDLTDSHIKTLHDSPLDQKTKKKLTRSSAQPCKMTRTSLSGSIQAKGIKHEKGKSLNFQYSTEELGGGLKNSAKGDSGRKSGARRCLKPDPVYQKQRACTGGGAFRTSNPSFSVVIHPSHIGSCSTVHIPEEFGKRYLKKNGEMMLRVADGRSWNVEYERIGTNKGRKAGFGGKSWGQFAMDNELEVGDVCVFELMNENGNLLEVVIHRKLLLVEIN; encoded by the exons ATGATTGAACATACTCTTCAACAGGCTTCCACAATGTTTACGTCCAAAACTCCCCATTTTTTCAAAGTAATCCTTCAGGAAACTTTGAGAGATGGGATACTG GGGATTCCTAGAAAGTTTGTGAGAAAATACGGAAACCAACTGTCAAGCCCTGTTAAGCTTGAGGTGCCTAGTGGTGCAATATGGCAGGTGGAACTGGCAAAGACTGATGAAAGGGTGAGGTTGCAAAACGGCTGGCGAGAATTTGCAGAGCATTACTCGCTTGAACTTGGGTCTTTTGTGGTCTTCAGATATGAAGGGAATGACCatttccatgtcctaatttttgatAAAAGCGCTTCGGAGACCGAATATCCCCACACTAGCACTGAAGGTAACGATGGTGATGATCATGTGTCCGTTGAGATTTGTGATGATGTTTCAGCCAGTAGGAAAAACAAAGAGAAACCAGATTTGCCATGTTCACTCCCTCAAAAGAAAATAAGTACTGATTCAAAGTTAAAGAATTCATCTTCACACATTAGCCTTGATGAACCCTGCTCTATAAAGAATAAGCTTCGAAATctcaagaaaaatgaaaactCAAGTAGTTCTACAGGACGTGTAGATG CTCAAAGGAGCATAGGCAATACAGATGGAACCAGGAGCTTGGTAAGTGATACTAATTCTAGTTCTCAAGAAAGATGTCCCTCCGGCTCTACAGAACTTAAAGACTCAAAGTTCCAAAAACGAAAGAAGCGTGTGGATTCCCAATATTCAAAAAAAGATCTTAGGG ATGAATTCATATGTTCAGCAAAACATGATAATGGAGGGGTATCAGGTGCTTGTGGATGTCTGAAACCTGACCTTATAGGCAGGACGCAACCATTGGCTCCAACTGAGAAACAAAGAGCTGCTGATATTGTAAGTTGGTCTTCCTCAAGATTAG TGAGTAGGAAAAGTAAAGAGAAATCACATTTACCATGTCCTCTGCCTCAGAAGAAAATGAGAATCGATTCTTCTAATCAACATGGACAAAATTCGAAGTTAAAGGTTTTATCTTCTGGCACTAGCCCTGATG CTCAAAGAACTGTGAAAACTAAGGCTTTCAGTTGTGTGCAACGGCTGGCAGCCATTGAAAAGGCGCACGCTGTTCAGATAGCTAGTGCTTTTGAAAGTACTGAAAACCCAATTTTTATGATAGTCATGCAACCATCATACGTTCGTGGTACATGCAGAATG TTTATACCATCGGACTTTGCTAGGAAATTTTTGACAGTGCACAAGTCTAATCTGACCTTGTGCAATTCCACTGGGAAAACTTGGCATGCCAAGTTATACCATCCAGCAAATAAAAAGCCCAACGCACACCTCTGCGGTGGGTGGCGTGAATTTGTGGAAGATAATCATCTTAATGTTGGTGACATTTGTGTTTTCGAGCTAATTAAGCACCCTGAAATCTTAATGAAAGTGCAAATCTATCCGGTTGTCAAAAATGCAAGCAAGGCCAGCGGGCAACAAG CTCTCGGGAGCATAGTCAGTCGAGTTAAAACTAGGAGCTTGGTCAGTGATGCTGAACCTAATTGTCAACAAAGTCCATCCAGCTCCAGTGAATCTAAAGACCTAACAGACTCGCACATCAAAACCTTGCATGACTCTCCACTAGAccagaaaacaaagaagaaattgACACGCTCGAGTGCTCAGCCTTGTAAGATGACGAGAACCAGCCTAAGTGGAAGCATTCAGGCTAAGGGGATTAAGCACGAGAAAGGAAAGAGCTTGAATTTCCAATATTCAACAGAAGAACTTGGAG GTGGACTCAAAAATTCTGCAAAAGGTGATAGTGGAAGGAAGTCAGGTGCTCGGAGATGTCTGAAACCTGATCCTGTATACCAGAAACAAAGAGCTTGTACAGGAGGTGGTGCTTTTAGAACTTCAAACCCCTCTTTCAGTGTTGTGATACACCCATCACATATTGGTTCTTGTAGTACTGTG CACATACCGGAGGAATTTGGCAAGAGATATTTGAAGAAAAACGGAGAAATGATGCTGAGAGTTGCAGATGGGAGGAGTTGGAATGTTGAGTATGAAAGAATAGGAACGAATAAAGGTAGAAAAGCAGGGTTTGGGGGTAAGAGTTGGGGACAATTTGCTATGGACAATGAATTGGAGGTGGGAGACGTTTGTGTGTTTGAGCTGATGAATGAAAATGGAAACTTGTTGGAAGTTGTCATTCATCGCAAGCTTTTACTCGTCGAAATTAATTAA